In the Hordeum vulgare subsp. vulgare chromosome 7H, MorexV3_pseudomolecules_assembly, whole genome shotgun sequence genome, one interval contains:
- the LOC123412294 gene encoding basic endochitinase A-like gives MSALRAPCATAILVAVLAAAAVELAMAQQCGSQAGGAKCANCMCCSQFGFCGSTSAYCGGGCQSQCSGCGGAGGGVASIVSRDLFERFLLHRNDAACLARGFYTYDAFLAAAGAFPAFGTTGDLDTRKREVAAFFGQTSHETTGGWPTAPDGPFSWGYCFKQERGSPPSYCDQSADWPCAPGKQYYGRGPIQLTHNYNYGPAGRAIGVDLLNNPDLVASDPTVAFKTAIWFWMTTQSNKPSCHDVITGLWRPTARDSAAGRVPGYGVITNVINGGIECGKGQNDKVADRIGFYKRYCDIFGIGYGNNLDCYNQLSFNIGLAVQ, from the exons ATGTCCGCGCTGAGAGCACCTTGTGCGACGGCCATCCTGGTCGCCGTCCTGGCGGCGGCCGCGGTGGAGCTGGCCATGGCGCAGCAGTGCGGCTCGCAGGCCGGCGGCGCCAAGTGCGCCAACTGCATGTGCTGCAGCCAGTTCGGGTTCTGCGGCAGCACCTCCGCCTACTGCGGCGGCGGCTGCCAGAGCCAGTGCAGCGgctgcggcggcgccggcggcggggTGGCGTCCATCGTGTCCCGCGACCTCTTCGAGCGGTTCCTCCTCCATCGCAACGACGCGGCGTGCCTGGCCCGCGGGTTCTACACCTACGACGCCTTCTTGGCCGCCGCCGGCGCGTTCCCGGCCTTCGGTACCACGGGGGACTTGGACACCCGGAAGCGGGAGGTGGCCGCCTTCTTCGGCCAGACTTCCCACGAGACCACCGGCGGCTGGCCTACCGCGCCCGACGGCCCCTTCTCGTGGGGCTACTGCTTCAAGCAGGAGCGGGGCTCGCCGCCGAGCTACTGCGACCAGAGCGCCGACTGGCCGTGCGCGCCCGGCAAGCAGTACTATGGCCGCGGCCCCATCCAGCTCACCCA CAACTACAACTACGGACCGGCGGGGCGGGCGATCGGGGTGGACCTGCTGAACAACCCGGACCTGGTGGCGTCGGACCCGACGGTGGCGTTCAAGACGGCGATTTGGTTCTGGATGACGACGCAGTCCAACAAGCCGTCGTGCCACGACGTGATCACGGGGTTGTGGAGGCCGACGGCCAGGGACAGCGCGGCCGGACGGGTACCCGGATACGGCGTGATCACCAACGTCATCAATGGCGGGATCGAATGCGGCAAGGGGCAGAACGACAAGGTGGCCGACCGGATCGGGTTCTACAAGCGCTACTGTGACATCTTCGGCATCGGCTACGGGAATAACCTCGACTGCTACAACCAATTGTCGTTCAACATCGGGCTCGCGGTGCAGTGA